The proteins below are encoded in one region of Sulfitobacter sp. SK012:
- a CDS encoding ABC transporter permease — MIILLMYIAIFAAAFFVVTKIAQGKASGDYTSLKTVTFGDESAVRPNRAAGVISVLTIFLLWAMFTGSSLIPSFLHAPGPFKGDASFEYTLKAGDQTDTATVDILVHPRGESPETPVVDPGDGIAKNDSVMVAQWRNVLVQFDKNDEISKKDGAQIAAIDGQSVVPGDEVAVTGGTVTISDKGTPNFEPTRGWQMEPLYLPSPEAVFERTIKVATEGFRGTSLLGHLGWSLYRVIAGFICGAIVGIPLGYAMGLSNWFRGWFDPIVEFMRPVPPLALIPLVIIWAGIGEGGKIILLFLAALWIMAIAARSGVSGVNISKVHAAYSLGASKWQIMRYVIIPNSLPEIFTGARVAMGVCWGTVVAAELVAAEKGAGMMIMVASKFQNTDIVLLGIILIGIIGFGIDMLMRWAERILVPWKGKG, encoded by the coding sequence ATGATTATTCTGCTAATGTATATAGCGATCTTTGCGGCTGCGTTTTTCGTTGTAACAAAGATTGCGCAGGGCAAGGCCAGTGGGGACTATACCTCGCTGAAGACAGTTACGTTTGGTGATGAAAGCGCTGTGCGGCCCAACCGGGCGGCGGGTGTTATTTCGGTTCTGACGATATTTTTGTTGTGGGCGATGTTTACCGGATCATCGTTGATCCCGTCGTTCCTGCATGCGCCGGGCCCGTTCAAGGGTGATGCGTCGTTTGAGTACACGCTCAAAGCGGGCGATCAGACTGACACCGCCACCGTCGATATTTTGGTGCATCCGCGCGGCGAAAGTCCAGAGACACCAGTGGTCGATCCGGGTGACGGCATTGCCAAGAACGATTCCGTCATGGTTGCTCAGTGGCGCAACGTGCTGGTGCAGTTCGACAAGAACGATGAGATCAGTAAGAAAGATGGCGCTCAGATTGCCGCCATCGACGGTCAGTCGGTTGTTCCTGGAGACGAGGTTGCAGTCACGGGCGGGACGGTCACAATTTCGGACAAAGGCACGCCCAACTTCGAGCCGACGCGCGGCTGGCAGATGGAACCATTGTACTTGCCGTCTCCCGAGGCGGTGTTTGAACGCACGATCAAAGTCGCTACCGAAGGGTTCCGAGGCACATCGCTTTTGGGACACCTGGGTTGGTCTTTGTACCGCGTTATCGCCGGTTTCATCTGTGGGGCTATCGTGGGTATTCCGTTGGGATATGCGATGGGTTTGAGCAATTGGTTCCGTGGATGGTTTGATCCAATTGTGGAATTCATGCGCCCTGTACCACCCTTGGCGTTGATTCCATTGGTGATCATCTGGGCCGGGATTGGTGAGGGAGGCAAGATCATCCTGCTGTTCCTTGCGGCCTTGTGGATTATGGCGATCGCGGCACGCTCTGGTGTGTCTGGGGTCAATATTTCCAAGGTGCATGCGGCTTATAGTTTGGGTGCCAGCAAGTGGCAGATCATGCGATACGTCATCATCCCCAACTCGCTACCGGAGATATTTACCGGCGCGCGTGTGGCGATGGGCGTGTGTTGGGGCACTGTTGTTGCGGCTGAACTTGTCGCAGCTGAGAAGGGCGCAGGCATGATGATCATGGTCGCGTCGAAGTTCCAGAACACCGATATCGTACTGTTGGGCATTATCTTGATCGGCATCATCGGCTTTGGCATCGACATGTTGATGCGCTGGGCCGAGCGGATCTTGGTGCCTTGGAAGGGCAAAGGGTAA
- a CDS encoding DEAD/DEAH box helicase — translation MIQTIADALAAQGYDALTPVQTAVTDDALINADLLVSAQTGSGKTVAFGIAIAPTLLGDAVKFGRAAAPLALVIAPTRELAMQVSRELTWLYGKAGAIVTTCVGGMDQRTERRALDRGAHVVVATPGRLCDHIKRGNIDLGSLRAVVMDEADEMLDLGFREELEFILSESPSERRTLMFSATVPAAIAKLAKSYQRDAQRINVASDTKQHADIEYRALNTQQRDIENAILNILRFYEAKNAIVFCNTRAAVARLTTRLTNRNFSVVALSGELSQSERTNALQSLRDGRARVCVATDVAARGIDLPNLELVIHADLPSNSDTLLHRSGRTGRAGRKGVSALIVPPKLRSKANRLIGGAKLKVEWADPPSAAQVNAADEARLLSDDAWTTPAPEDAAEFVTTLAEKFSTQQLATAFVNLYRARASAPEELAEPGAAGEEKPRPAFGASVWFTVSTGRNDGAEPRTLLPMVCRVGDMTRDDIGAIRVQPRHSYIEVLETSAQRFINALGPNMEAEDGVKITKMDGVPDFGPKSRGPRPDRPDRGPKPDRGPKRDKPAYNPDAPTTPRKPYAAAEEAPQAHSKPRYEPAKAPKGARPPKSHKTDRSPMKPGAAPKPKSEGKPKWKDSTPRPDARPENAEGKPRAKAKRVWDKNAAPAPREEKPAENTYKRASDPSKRFTPPNKIGKQGAKPNARPKPAGKPSGPPRGGEATPKRGKSSFRPK, via the coding sequence GTGATCCAAACTATCGCAGATGCACTCGCCGCCCAAGGCTATGACGCCCTGACCCCCGTACAAACCGCCGTCACTGACGACGCTTTGATCAATGCTGACCTTCTGGTCTCGGCCCAAACCGGGTCTGGCAAGACGGTCGCTTTTGGCATTGCCATCGCGCCCACGCTCCTCGGGGACGCAGTCAAATTTGGCCGCGCGGCCGCGCCGCTGGCACTGGTAATCGCGCCGACGCGCGAACTTGCAATGCAGGTCAGCCGCGAGCTGACATGGCTTTATGGCAAAGCCGGAGCCATCGTGACCACCTGTGTTGGTGGCATGGACCAACGCACGGAACGCCGCGCGCTAGACCGTGGTGCCCATGTGGTTGTCGCCACACCCGGACGTCTGTGCGATCACATCAAACGTGGCAACATTGACCTTGGCTCTTTGCGCGCCGTTGTCATGGACGAAGCTGACGAAATGCTCGACCTTGGATTTCGCGAAGAACTTGAGTTCATCCTCAGCGAATCCCCATCGGAACGACGCACACTCATGTTCTCGGCAACCGTACCGGCCGCCATCGCCAAGCTGGCCAAAAGCTACCAGCGCGACGCACAGCGCATTAACGTGGCGTCAGATACCAAACAACACGCCGACATCGAATACCGCGCGCTTAATACCCAACAGCGCGACATCGAAAACGCGATTCTGAACATCTTGCGGTTCTACGAGGCGAAAAACGCTATCGTTTTCTGCAACACCCGCGCTGCTGTCGCACGTCTGACCACACGCCTGACGAACCGCAATTTCTCGGTTGTGGCACTGTCGGGTGAGCTGTCGCAGTCGGAACGCACCAACGCGCTACAATCTCTGCGCGACGGGCGCGCCCGCGTCTGTGTAGCGACCGATGTCGCCGCACGCGGTATCGACCTGCCCAATCTTGAGCTGGTGATCCACGCAGATTTGCCCTCCAATTCGGACACGCTGCTGCACCGTTCTGGCCGCACAGGTCGCGCGGGCCGCAAAGGTGTCTCGGCCCTGATCGTGCCGCCAAAACTGCGCAGCAAGGCCAACCGTCTTATCGGTGGGGCCAAGCTCAAAGTCGAATGGGCAGATCCTCCCTCGGCCGCGCAGGTTAATGCCGCAGATGAAGCACGCCTGCTGTCTGATGACGCATGGACAACGCCGGCACCCGAAGACGCCGCCGAATTCGTCACAACACTGGCTGAAAAATTCAGCACCCAACAGCTCGCAACTGCGTTCGTGAACCTCTACCGTGCGCGCGCCTCTGCCCCTGAAGAACTGGCAGAACCCGGTGCCGCAGGCGAAGAAAAACCACGTCCTGCATTCGGAGCCTCCGTCTGGTTCACCGTCAGCACAGGCCGCAACGATGGTGCAGAACCACGGACCTTGCTGCCCATGGTCTGCCGCGTCGGTGATATGACCCGCGATGATATCGGTGCGATTCGCGTCCAACCGCGCCACTCCTATATCGAAGTGCTTGAGACATCCGCACAACGCTTCATCAACGCGCTTGGCCCAAACATGGAAGCCGAAGATGGCGTGAAGATCACCAAAATGGACGGCGTACCCGACTTTGGTCCTAAATCGCGCGGCCCCCGTCCCGATCGCCCTGATCGTGGTCCCAAGCCAGATCGTGGCCCCAAGCGGGATAAACCGGCCTATAATCCGGACGCCCCAACCACGCCGCGCAAACCCTACGCAGCCGCCGAAGAGGCCCCGCAGGCGCACTCCAAACCGCGCTATGAACCGGCCAAAGCCCCAAAAGGCGCACGTCCACCAAAGTCCCACAAGACGGACCGCAGCCCGATGAAACCCGGTGCAGCGCCCAAGCCCAAATCAGAGGGCAAGCCTAAGTGGAAAGACAGCACACCGCGCCCGGATGCACGCCCGGAGAATGCCGAAGGCAAACCCCGCGCCAAGGCAAAGCGCGTTTGGGATAAAAATGCGGCCCCCGCTCCACGCGAGGAAAAGCCAGCAGAGAACACATACAAGCGTGCTTCTGATCCGTCCAAACGCTTCACGCCGCCGAACAAGATCGGCAAGCAGGGTGCCAAACCTAACGCGCGCCCAAAACCAGCGGGCAAACCCAGCGGGCCACCCCGTGGTGGTGAAGCGACGCCAAAGCGCGGAAAATCAAGCTTCCGCCCTAAGTAA
- a CDS encoding ImuA family protein, which translates to MHNDSSLGQVISLSAKHPLLEVPDAPPDPGAGPAVLRDAVLAQPFDGAATGFVLACLPYSTAPVLWVQDRMSRRENGRLYGAGLPAMGFVGRVLRVEVSHPRDVLWAMEEGAACAGLAAVVGEIHGAPPVLDFTATKRLALRSEAAGVPVWLIRSGDPGTLSAARERWRVGSVRSVDNRFDAQAPGAPLWEAELFRARSRSPGTWIAAHDPRARDRADRLRFLSRFGDGPVATDHGAAADVAG; encoded by the coding sequence ATGCACAACGATTCTTCTTTGGGGCAGGTGATTTCCCTGTCTGCCAAGCACCCGCTGCTGGAGGTGCCGGACGCGCCTCCAGACCCCGGTGCGGGGCCTGCGGTGTTGCGCGATGCTGTACTGGCGCAACCTTTCGATGGGGCGGCGACGGGGTTTGTGTTGGCGTGTTTGCCGTACAGCACCGCGCCGGTTTTGTGGGTGCAAGATCGGATGTCGCGCCGCGAAAATGGACGACTTTATGGGGCGGGGTTGCCGGCCATGGGCTTTGTTGGTCGCGTGTTGCGAGTCGAGGTGAGCCATCCGCGCGATGTATTGTGGGCGATGGAAGAAGGTGCGGCCTGTGCCGGGCTGGCCGCTGTCGTGGGCGAAATACATGGCGCGCCGCCCGTGCTGGATTTCACCGCGACCAAACGGTTGGCGCTTCGGTCAGAGGCGGCAGGCGTGCCGGTTTGGTTGATCCGGTCAGGCGATCCGGGCACGTTGAGTGCGGCGCGCGAACGCTGGCGGGTGGGATCGGTTCGGTCCGTGGACAACAGATTCGACGCACAAGCCCCCGGCGCACCCTTATGGGAGGCGGAGCTTTTTCGGGCGCGCAGCCGCAGTCCCGGTACATGGATAGCGGCGCATGACCCGCGGGCCCGAGACAGGGCGGATCGCCTCCGTTTTCTTTCCCGATTTGGCGATGGACCGGTGGCGACGGATCACGGCGCAGCAGCGGACGTTGCCGGATGA
- a CDS encoding Y-family DNA polymerase, which translates to MTRGPETGRIASVFFPDLAMDRWRRITAQQRTLPDDDVATVLSREGTHGPVIHATSAAARARGVAVGDRVVDAQAIHPDLHVEQADPEGDTALLKRLAMWARRWSPWTVSDGDGIVLDVSGVAHLFGGEDALLRDMATRFAMQGLVARLAMAPTRGAAQMLARYGAQGAICDVDTVAVMLGPLPVAALRLSADMVRLLDRLGLKTIGALDAVPRVALMRRFAGREEADNPLILLDRALGRMADPLSAPPDAQVWIARSKLAEPVMDPVPHLDALAEDLCAQLASTEQGARRLRLTIYRVDGEWRSRDVATAQASREPAHFVRLVAGKLEGVDPGFGFDLITLEALRAEPLSLHQDRLDGARDAQRDVAALLDRLTAKLGPEKITWDVWVESHLPERVARQVPALTGAGAAPPVLSRDRPLRLMEPAEEIAVLYAVPEGPPARFRWRRVAFLTARHEGPERIAPEWWRDRPGTRLRDYYKVEVQDGRRFWMYREGVLGDHRGSDPRWFLHGFFA; encoded by the coding sequence ATGACCCGCGGGCCCGAGACAGGGCGGATCGCCTCCGTTTTCTTTCCCGATTTGGCGATGGACCGGTGGCGACGGATCACGGCGCAGCAGCGGACGTTGCCGGATGATGACGTGGCGACGGTGCTGTCGCGTGAAGGGACGCACGGCCCGGTGATCCATGCCACCAGTGCTGCGGCGCGCGCGCGTGGTGTTGCGGTTGGTGACCGGGTGGTGGACGCGCAGGCGATTCATCCTGATTTACATGTGGAGCAGGCGGACCCTGAGGGGGATACTGCGTTGCTCAAGCGATTGGCGATGTGGGCGCGACGTTGGTCGCCTTGGACGGTGTCTGACGGTGATGGGATCGTGCTGGATGTCAGCGGTGTGGCGCATCTTTTTGGCGGTGAAGACGCGCTGTTGCGCGATATGGCCACGCGGTTTGCCATGCAGGGGTTGGTGGCGCGACTTGCGATGGCCCCCACGCGTGGGGCGGCGCAGATGTTAGCGCGCTATGGTGCGCAGGGGGCGATTTGTGACGTTGATACTGTGGCAGTGATGCTGGGCCCTTTGCCTGTTGCGGCGTTGCGACTGTCTGCGGATATGGTGCGACTTTTGGACCGATTGGGGCTCAAGACTATTGGGGCGCTGGACGCTGTGCCACGGGTCGCGCTGATGCGGCGTTTTGCGGGCAGGGAGGAGGCGGACAACCCGTTGATTTTGCTGGATCGTGCGCTTGGGCGCATGGCGGATCCCTTAAGCGCGCCACCCGATGCACAGGTTTGGATCGCGCGTAGTAAGCTGGCGGAACCGGTGATGGACCCCGTGCCACATCTGGACGCGCTGGCAGAAGATTTATGCGCCCAACTTGCGAGCACAGAACAGGGCGCGCGGCGGCTGCGGCTGACGATTTACCGCGTGGACGGCGAATGGCGCAGCCGGGATGTAGCGACCGCGCAGGCAAGCCGGGAGCCAGCGCATTTCGTGCGGTTGGTAGCGGGCAAGTTGGAGGGGGTCGATCCCGGCTTTGGTTTTGATCTGATCACATTGGAGGCGTTGCGGGCCGAACCGCTGTCCTTGCATCAAGACCGTCTGGATGGGGCGCGTGATGCGCAGCGAGATGTGGCAGCATTGCTCGACCGGCTGACGGCCAAGCTGGGGCCGGAAAAGATCACGTGGGATGTCTGGGTTGAGAGCCACCTACCCGAACGGGTGGCTCGGCAGGTGCCGGCGCTGACGGGAGCGGGTGCCGCGCCACCAGTGTTGTCGCGGGATCGTCCGTTGCGATTGATGGAGCCGGCAGAGGAGATTGCGGTGCTTTATGCGGTACCCGAAGGTCCGCCCGCGCGGTTTCGCTGGCGGCGGGTGGCGTTTCTGACTGCGCGCCATGAGGGGCCTGAGCGAATCGCGCCTGAGTGGTGGCGTGATCGCCCGGGCACGCGGTTACGGGATTATTACAAGGTCGAGGTGCAGGATGGACGGCGGTTCTGGATGTACCGTGAGGGCGTATTGGGGGATCATAGGGGCAGTGATCCGCGCTGGTTCTTGCATGGGTTTTTTGCGTGA